The following are encoded in a window of Roseimaritima ulvae genomic DNA:
- a CDS encoding DUF1186 domain-containing protein, whose amino-acid sequence MDTEELIERLGRFRRWVLPSGVMRELLSRGPEIAPALIEHLTRAMDNRDCGIEKRSPEAFFCFHLLSVAPASQCQQVIEKLLRSDDRTIHLCIGEVTQPSFRALITSLADPDNVAAFCNWIDSLVQDDRVDQFGQAAAVRSLFNLVGEGVLEDAEAVRLIRKWLDGRMTLKQDELSAMVVGDFIDIGGKDLKELAVECFQRKQIDENFVSIDDLDEMSEVRQLDYLREHAEADRQLLADPISSLKSWYVFKWTTDDLDPRYATYKANPESIHLLESKPDLDDLDKWLAEIDSSSYENYPKWAIENAYRYIDAAIEQLKVRVRRGVEWAQQGKPFSSNGPYLSALMLAQNCDSRSVFITDADLFLAVIDLTSEQREEWFGDSIDTHLVEALSHVLAGDTQPILQRLEDSSMAEMDQVSLIEFFPISVYHGYLSRNQGLEILRKLWESYLRRDKENDSNCRTQLAAILDAFCLLSIAEDDPVVQQAEKEGIDNLFASPEIVATCRTTPSRVREIMKTKVLGPSGLKDAIKAGVQFGNTESHPPQPKAVRHSEPVRSPATSQGTIRGSTAKAGRNDPCPCGSGKKFKKCCGRR is encoded by the coding sequence ATGGATACGGAAGAGTTGATCGAGCGTCTGGGACGCTTTCGCCGTTGGGTGCTGCCTAGTGGGGTGATGCGGGAACTGCTGAGCCGAGGACCGGAGATCGCGCCTGCGTTGATTGAGCATCTAACGCGAGCAATGGACAATAGGGATTGCGGGATCGAGAAAAGGTCGCCTGAGGCGTTCTTTTGCTTTCACTTGTTGAGCGTTGCACCTGCGTCGCAGTGCCAGCAGGTGATTGAAAAGTTGTTGCGGAGTGATGACCGTACGATCCACCTATGCATCGGCGAGGTGACGCAACCCTCTTTTCGCGCATTGATCACTTCGCTCGCCGATCCTGACAATGTAGCGGCGTTTTGCAACTGGATAGATTCGCTGGTTCAAGACGATCGAGTCGACCAATTTGGACAAGCCGCGGCCGTTAGATCGTTGTTTAACTTGGTCGGAGAGGGGGTGCTGGAGGACGCCGAAGCCGTACGCTTGATACGAAAGTGGCTCGATGGCCGCATGACGCTGAAGCAGGATGAGCTTTCGGCGATGGTGGTTGGGGACTTCATCGATATCGGAGGCAAGGACTTAAAAGAACTGGCAGTCGAGTGCTTCCAACGCAAGCAGATCGACGAGAACTTTGTCTCCATCGATGACCTGGATGAAATGTCCGAAGTTCGTCAGTTGGATTACTTGCGTGAGCACGCCGAAGCCGACCGTCAGTTGCTTGCAGATCCAATCAGTAGCTTAAAGTCGTGGTACGTCTTTAAGTGGACGACGGACGACCTTGATCCGCGATACGCGACGTACAAAGCGAACCCAGAGTCGATACACCTGCTAGAATCAAAACCTGATTTGGATGACCTCGACAAGTGGCTGGCCGAAATTGATAGCTCCAGCTACGAAAATTATCCGAAGTGGGCTATTGAAAACGCGTATCGCTATATCGACGCGGCGATCGAACAGCTGAAAGTTCGCGTTCGGCGTGGGGTCGAATGGGCGCAGCAGGGCAAGCCATTTTCGAGCAACGGGCCATATCTTTCAGCATTGATGTTGGCGCAGAATTGCGATTCACGCTCGGTTTTTATCACGGACGCCGATTTGTTTTTGGCAGTCATTGATCTGACGAGTGAGCAACGTGAAGAATGGTTCGGCGACTCGATCGACACGCATCTGGTGGAGGCGTTGTCACATGTGCTGGCTGGCGACACTCAGCCCATATTGCAGCGGCTCGAGGATTCATCAATGGCCGAGATGGATCAAGTTTCGCTGATTGAATTCTTTCCAATCTCTGTCTATCACGGATATCTGAGCCGAAATCAGGGCCTGGAAATTCTGCGAAAACTATGGGAATCGTATCTTCGCAGGGACAAAGAAAATGACTCAAATTGCCGCACGCAGCTTGCCGCAATTCTAGATGCGTTTTGTTTGCTTTCGATTGCCGAAGATGACCCGGTCGTACAACAGGCTGAAAAAGAGGGCATTGACAATCTTTTCGCGTCGCCCGAGATCGTCGCGACTTGCCGAACAACGCCGTCAAGAGTTCGCGAAATTATGAAAACGAAAGTACTCGGACCCAGTGGATTGAAAGACGCGATCAAAGCAGGTGTCCAGTTCGGCAATACGGAGAGCCATCCGCCACAACCGAAGGCCGTCAGGCACAGTGAGCCCGTGCGTTCGCCCGCAACATCTCAGGGAACCATTCGCGGCAGCACTGCAAAGGCGGGCAGAAACGATCCCTGCCCATGCGGAAGCGGTAAAAAGTTCAAAAAATGTTGTGGAAGGAGATAG
- a CDS encoding DUF1553 domain-containing protein yields MRSLCFLLCTSVLGVATSTAEEIDFDTDVVPLLSKAGCNAASCHGSAAGQAGFRLSLFGGDPGFDYRSIVNELEGRRVNYVTPRKSLLLTKPTGQLDHGGGDVLDVDSEAAEVISQWIDAGAPRKMLRQLERLIVTPSSFAASSIPAKLQIKVSAVFSDGLRRDVTETAVYVSQNESALDIDEAGAATLKLSGQHVANVRYGNQVTSISVTSPIGSVPPTLSDSARANWIDDQINAKLLALRISPAEPCNDRNFLRRVSLDLTGRLPSPALVKRLKSGSAPIDRAELIDELLGSDEFTDYWTHRLATQLRIQTPGTDRLAANAFYSWLHEQVAADVGWDSIADSLVLSQGDTRDPGAASVHRYFATAREEAEYMSEVLMGVRLRCANCHNHPLDRWTQDDYHGLAAVFVGLDRGQVVRYTGRGQITHPRTGEPALAKIPGQPFLLRDGDQRKSFADWLTSPDNPYFAKAMAGRVWEALMGRGLVSPVDDLRATNPPSHPELLNRLTECFVDHDYKLRPLIRLICNSAAYSRASGANDPDLVDDRFYSQALTKPLSAEVLADAISDVTGVADDYEGVRRAIHVVDRTVSASKLEFLGQCLPGESCSSGVSRERGIASQLHLMNGDLINAKIRDSDGRLHSLIDQGASTDEIVDTFYLVAFSRPPTHNELAAWVDRMDSAPDPQERTARLEDFLWALLNCHEFSSNN; encoded by the coding sequence ATGCGAAGTCTCTGCTTCCTGTTATGTACCAGCGTGCTTGGTGTGGCCACGAGCACGGCTGAAGAGATCGATTTTGATACCGACGTGGTGCCGTTGCTTTCGAAGGCGGGCTGTAACGCGGCCAGTTGCCATGGGAGTGCGGCGGGGCAGGCAGGTTTTCGCTTGTCGCTGTTCGGCGGAGACCCCGGTTTCGACTACCGTTCGATCGTTAACGAACTTGAAGGACGGCGCGTCAATTATGTGACGCCACGAAAGAGCCTTTTGTTGACAAAACCAACGGGCCAGTTGGATCACGGTGGTGGAGATGTGCTGGATGTGGACTCCGAAGCCGCTGAAGTAATATCGCAATGGATCGATGCGGGCGCACCGAGGAAAATGTTGCGACAGCTGGAGCGGCTGATCGTGACCCCCAGTTCTTTCGCTGCATCCTCGATTCCGGCGAAGTTGCAAATCAAAGTTTCGGCGGTTTTTAGCGACGGGTTACGGCGTGACGTGACCGAAACGGCCGTCTATGTCAGCCAAAACGAATCCGCGCTCGATATTGACGAAGCTGGCGCTGCGACGCTTAAACTTTCCGGACAGCATGTCGCAAACGTCCGGTACGGGAACCAAGTGACGTCCATCTCGGTGACATCCCCCATCGGCTCGGTGCCCCCCACGCTCTCGGACTCGGCTCGAGCGAATTGGATCGACGATCAAATTAACGCAAAGCTTCTTGCACTTCGCATCTCGCCTGCCGAGCCATGCAACGATCGCAACTTCTTGCGGCGTGTATCTCTCGATCTTACCGGTCGCCTGCCCTCGCCGGCGTTGGTAAAGCGTCTCAAGTCGGGCTCAGCCCCCATCGATCGAGCGGAGCTGATTGACGAATTGTTGGGTTCAGACGAGTTCACGGACTACTGGACGCATCGATTGGCGACTCAACTACGCATACAAACGCCGGGCACCGATCGTTTGGCAGCCAATGCCTTTTACAGCTGGTTGCACGAACAGGTTGCCGCCGACGTGGGGTGGGATTCGATTGCCGACTCGTTGGTCCTTTCACAAGGTGACACTCGCGATCCCGGTGCGGCGAGTGTGCATCGCTATTTCGCAACCGCGCGCGAAGAAGCCGAATACATGAGTGAAGTTTTGATGGGAGTGCGGCTACGGTGCGCAAATTGTCACAATCATCCACTCGATCGTTGGACCCAGGACGACTACCACGGGTTGGCGGCGGTTTTTGTCGGACTCGATCGCGGCCAAGTGGTGCGGTACACCGGACGCGGCCAGATCACACACCCACGCACGGGGGAACCAGCGCTTGCCAAGATTCCTGGTCAACCATTTCTCCTTCGCGACGGTGACCAGCGGAAGTCGTTTGCCGATTGGTTGACGTCACCTGACAATCCTTACTTCGCCAAGGCGATGGCTGGCAGAGTTTGGGAGGCACTGATGGGACGTGGGTTGGTCAGCCCCGTCGATGACTTGCGTGCTACGAATCCACCCTCGCATCCTGAGTTGTTAAATCGTCTGACCGAATGTTTCGTGGATCACGATTACAAGCTACGTCCCCTGATCCGGCTGATCTGTAACTCGGCCGCCTATAGCCGTGCAAGTGGAGCGAATGACCCTGATCTAGTCGACGATCGTTTCTATTCGCAGGCTCTCACGAAACCGCTGTCGGCGGAAGTCCTGGCAGACGCGATCAGCGATGTCACGGGCGTGGCGGACGACTATGAAGGCGTTCGCAGAGCAATCCATGTGGTCGATCGCACGGTTTCGGCAAGCAAACTGGAGTTCCTTGGGCAATGTTTGCCCGGCGAGAGTTGCTCGTCGGGCGTGAGCAGGGAGCGAGGAATCGCCTCGCAACTTCACTTGATGAATGGTGACCTCATCAATGCAAAGATTCGCGACTCCGATGGCCGTTTGCATTCGCTTATTGACCAGGGAGCCTCGACGGACGAAATCGTCGACACGTTTTATTTGGTTGCGTTCAGTCGGCCGCCCACCCACAATGAACTCGCCGCTTGGGTCGATCGAATGGATTCCGCCCCTGACCCGCAAGAGCGAACGGCTCGCCTTGAAGATTTTCTTTGGGCTCTGTTGAACTGCCATGAATTCTCATCCAACAACTAA
- a CDS encoding DUF1501 domain-containing protein, with translation MNSHPTTNWHPAAQHAPSGRRDFLQVGGLTALGLGLGSYCQQVHAEGTVSPAKSCILIWLDGGPSHLETLDPKPDATAEVRGPFQAISTSVPGIQISELMPRTAAAMQHTAIIRSMTSPLGEHNFGTHYLLTGYKPTPALNYPAIGSVVSHLNRRPGEIPSHVALPDLRVGGGKFVASGYLPSRVSPFEVGGDPGSPNFQVRDLDPFPGIVDERLGRRRDYLQMLNGVQEAAHANPPNDAAFEQAYRLMISPAAKRAFDLSAESDDMRRRYGGKSIGQCCLLARRLVEAGVPFVTVNNRGWDTHNDLVTRLKEGYTGAKVPVGLVPSLDMAYAALVTDLYERRLLDDTLVVVMGEFGRTPKLNTQAGRDHWPRVFSVMMAGGGIPGGQLIGSSDAMGESPASRAVTPADLAATVYRLLGINPSTTLYTSDGRPVQVSADGIALSELVG, from the coding sequence ATGAATTCTCATCCAACAACTAACTGGCACCCCGCCGCCCAGCACGCCCCCTCTGGTCGGAGAGATTTTCTCCAGGTCGGTGGACTCACCGCTTTGGGGCTCGGTCTTGGCAGCTACTGCCAGCAAGTTCATGCGGAGGGTACGGTATCGCCAGCCAAGTCGTGCATCCTGATCTGGTTGGACGGGGGGCCAAGTCATCTTGAAACGCTCGATCCCAAGCCCGATGCGACAGCCGAAGTACGGGGACCCTTCCAAGCCATCTCGACTTCGGTGCCGGGTATACAGATCAGTGAGTTAATGCCGCGTACGGCGGCAGCGATGCAGCACACGGCCATCATTCGCTCGATGACTTCACCGCTAGGGGAGCACAATTTCGGGACGCATTATTTACTGACAGGCTACAAACCGACGCCTGCACTGAATTATCCTGCCATCGGGTCCGTGGTGTCGCACCTGAATCGGCGTCCCGGCGAGATACCGTCGCATGTGGCACTTCCCGATTTGCGGGTGGGCGGGGGAAAGTTCGTGGCGTCTGGCTACCTACCGTCGCGTGTTTCCCCATTTGAGGTCGGTGGCGATCCGGGCAGCCCCAACTTTCAGGTTCGCGATCTCGATCCTTTCCCTGGCATCGTGGACGAACGGTTGGGGCGCCGGCGGGATTACCTGCAAATGCTCAACGGTGTGCAGGAAGCGGCTCATGCCAATCCGCCAAACGACGCTGCCTTCGAGCAAGCCTATCGATTGATGATTTCTCCGGCGGCCAAACGCGCCTTTGATCTGTCAGCGGAAAGTGACGACATGCGGCGACGCTACGGCGGAAAATCGATTGGACAGTGTTGTCTGCTTGCGCGCAGGCTGGTCGAGGCCGGCGTTCCGTTTGTCACGGTGAACAACCGCGGTTGGGATACTCACAACGACTTGGTGACACGACTGAAGGAGGGCTACACAGGTGCGAAGGTACCGGTTGGGCTGGTACCTTCGCTGGACATGGCGTACGCAGCCTTGGTCACTGATTTGTACGAGCGGCGGTTGCTTGACGACACACTGGTCGTCGTGATGGGGGAATTCGGCCGCACACCGAAGCTGAACACGCAGGCGGGACGCGACCACTGGCCGCGGGTGTTCAGTGTGATGATGGCGGGCGGCGGAATACCCGGTGGTCAACTTATCGGTTCGAGCGACGCGATGGGCGAAAGTCCCGCTTCGCGTGCCGTGACCCCCGCAGATCTCGCAGCCACGGTATATCGATTGCTTGGCATCAACCCCTCTACAACTCTTTACACCAGTGACGGTCGGCCGGTGCAGGTAAGCGCCGATGGCATCGCGTTAAGTGAGCTGGTGGGATGA
- a CDS encoding WD40 repeat domain-containing protein: MRFPQAFRQFSIVCRLCRIGFAVGILILGTFGLSHCHAAQPPITALTLSADQTTLVAGSQLGVHVISWPELERTPVRDVGFSQIHDLKFSPDGKQLLIVGGAAGEYGEWKLVSWPELEVIATRTSHSDVIYSATWLSDDQFVTGAADNDLIHWRLSGGEGKILRVVHGHSRRVLCVAAIGEQQLLVSAGIDQVLRVWSSEQGVLAEPPLRNLDNHTGAVCDLAVRPGEHAIPHLASASVDKTVRFWQPTIGRLLRFSRLPVEPSSIAWSLDGERLAIGCSDGKLRIVNPNTVENEQTLEGIEGWIFEVTAAVDGSFAVAGASGAIARVLPAKSRK, encoded by the coding sequence ATGCGTTTCCCTCAGGCATTCAGGCAATTCTCCATCGTTTGCCGGTTGTGCCGGATTGGCTTCGCCGTAGGAATATTGATCCTTGGAACCTTCGGCCTGTCGCACTGCCATGCAGCTCAACCACCGATCACCGCGCTGACGCTTTCTGCTGATCAGACGACTTTGGTTGCAGGTTCGCAGCTGGGCGTCCACGTCATCTCTTGGCCCGAACTCGAACGCACGCCGGTTCGAGACGTAGGTTTCTCTCAGATTCACGACTTGAAATTTTCTCCCGACGGCAAACAGCTTCTAATCGTTGGCGGCGCTGCAGGGGAATATGGTGAGTGGAAGCTTGTTTCGTGGCCAGAACTGGAAGTGATTGCAACGCGAACCTCGCACAGCGATGTGATCTATTCGGCAACTTGGTTGTCCGATGACCAATTCGTGACCGGTGCCGCTGACAACGATTTGATTCATTGGCGACTGTCCGGTGGCGAGGGAAAGATCTTGCGAGTCGTTCACGGGCACTCTCGTCGTGTGCTGTGCGTCGCAGCGATAGGTGAGCAGCAGCTTCTGGTGTCGGCCGGCATCGATCAGGTCTTGAGAGTGTGGAGTTCCGAGCAGGGGGTGCTCGCGGAGCCCCCGCTTAGAAATCTGGATAATCACACGGGAGCCGTCTGCGATCTTGCCGTGCGACCAGGAGAGCACGCGATTCCTCACCTAGCTTCGGCTAGCGTCGACAAAACGGTTCGTTTCTGGCAGCCCACGATTGGTCGACTGTTGCGTTTTTCGCGTCTGCCGGTTGAGCCAAGTTCGATCGCTTGGAGCCTCGACGGAGAGCGACTAGCCATCGGATGCTCTGACGGAAAACTGAGGATCGTTAACCCCAACACTGTAGAAAACGAACAGACGCTCGAAGGCATCGAGGGATGGATTTTCGAAGTCACCGCAGCGGTTGACGGCAGCTTTGCGGTGGCCGGTGCAAGTGGAGCCATAGCGAGAGTGCTCCCTGCGAAATCGCGAAAATAG
- a CDS encoding ZIP family metal transporter, protein MLDLFNKADPIVQALVAGGFTWALTALGAAMVFGLVQVNRKLFDAMLGFAGGVMLAASFWSLLAPSIEVAAEQGWPSWFPAAVGFLAGGAFLYGLDRSLPHLHRGKPDESAEGIKTAWQRSVLLISAITLHNIPEGLAVGVAFGSAASGLETTSLGGATALAIGIGLQNVPEGIAVAVPLRAEGMSRRKSWLVGQASAIVEPVAAVIGAAVVVYSAPVLPFALSFAAGAMVYVVVEELIPETQQEGNEDLATLMLMLGFVVMMVLDVSLG, encoded by the coding sequence ATGCTCGACTTGTTTAACAAAGCTGATCCGATCGTCCAGGCGCTGGTCGCTGGTGGATTCACATGGGCGTTGACGGCGCTCGGTGCCGCGATGGTATTTGGATTGGTCCAGGTCAATCGCAAGCTGTTCGATGCCATGCTTGGGTTTGCCGGTGGCGTGATGTTGGCAGCCAGTTTCTGGAGCCTGCTCGCCCCTTCGATCGAAGTGGCGGCCGAACAGGGTTGGCCAAGCTGGTTTCCCGCCGCCGTTGGTTTTCTAGCCGGCGGAGCGTTTCTGTATGGACTTGATCGTTCGCTGCCGCACCTACATCGCGGTAAGCCTGACGAATCTGCGGAAGGGATCAAAACCGCCTGGCAGCGGAGCGTACTGTTGATCTCGGCGATTACGCTTCACAACATTCCCGAGGGTTTAGCTGTCGGGGTTGCGTTCGGAAGTGCCGCGAGTGGTCTTGAAACGACCAGCCTGGGCGGTGCGACCGCACTTGCGATCGGTATTGGACTGCAGAACGTCCCTGAAGGGATCGCGGTGGCGGTGCCACTACGTGCGGAGGGAATGAGTCGCAGAAAGTCGTGGCTGGTGGGACAAGCTTCCGCGATCGTCGAACCGGTTGCCGCGGTAATTGGCGCAGCGGTTGTTGTCTACTCCGCCCCCGTGCTGCCGTTCGCGCTTAGCTTCGCAGCCGGAGCAATGGTGTACGTCGTCGTGGAAGAACTGATTCCCGAAACCCAGCAAGAAGGCAACGAAGATTTGGCAACTCTTATGCTCATGCTGGGATTCGTGGTGATGATGGTCCTTGACGTTTCGCTGGGATAG
- a CDS encoding ADP-ribosylglycohydrolase family protein, whose protein sequence is MSRDAIIGCILGTAVGDALGLPYEGVSANRAPQLLGPPDRYRFFFGRGMISDDTEHTCMVAQSLIEANGDVDLFARRFASRLRWWILALPAGVGKATARAGFKLWLGVRPRSAGVFSAGNGPAMRAAIFGAAIDGLPDMLELVRASSRLTHSDPKAEYGAIAVALAARHAREHESVDANLWLCEVADAVGEDGAELTDLLRQSIDSAAADETTKSFAVSLGLSKGVTGYTYHTVPVAIHAWLSHPKDYRQAVTSIIECGGDADTTAAIVGGIVGAGVGEAGIPSRWIDGIREYPRSVNWMRILSERLASSDTKAPTINPIAVLCRNLLFLLIVLFHGFRRLAPPY, encoded by the coding sequence GTGAGCCGTGACGCCATTATCGGGTGTATCTTGGGAACCGCTGTGGGGGATGCTCTCGGATTGCCGTATGAAGGTGTCTCGGCCAACAGAGCCCCACAGTTGCTCGGGCCACCGGATCGCTATCGGTTCTTTTTCGGTCGCGGCATGATCTCCGACGACACCGAACACACGTGTATGGTGGCCCAATCGTTGATCGAAGCGAATGGCGATGTCGACCTATTCGCACGTCGTTTCGCGAGCCGACTGCGTTGGTGGATTCTGGCTTTGCCGGCGGGCGTGGGCAAAGCGACCGCCCGAGCAGGTTTCAAACTCTGGTTGGGGGTGAGGCCTAGGAGCGCTGGCGTATTCTCTGCGGGCAACGGGCCGGCGATGCGAGCCGCGATCTTCGGCGCGGCGATCGATGGCTTGCCAGACATGCTCGAATTGGTGCGTGCATCGTCGCGCCTGACGCATAGCGATCCCAAAGCGGAATATGGGGCGATCGCGGTGGCACTCGCTGCGCGACATGCTCGCGAGCACGAATCGGTTGATGCAAACCTGTGGCTGTGCGAAGTTGCCGATGCGGTGGGCGAAGACGGGGCGGAGTTGACCGATTTATTGCGTCAATCCATCGACAGTGCGGCGGCCGACGAGACAACCAAGTCGTTTGCCGTCTCGCTGGGGCTTAGCAAAGGCGTCACCGGCTACACGTATCACACGGTTCCGGTCGCCATCCACGCATGGTTGTCCCACCCGAAGGACTACCGGCAAGCGGTAACCTCGATCATCGAGTGCGGCGGTGACGCCGACACAACCGCAGCCATCGTGGGGGGCATCGTTGGTGCTGGTGTTGGCGAGGCCGGCATCCCGTCTCGTTGGATCGACGGCATCCGTGAATATCCACGTAGCGTCAATTGGATGCGAATACTTAGCGAACGTTTAGCTTCGTCCGATACGAAGGCACCCACCATAAATCCAATCGCCGTACTGTGTCGCAATCTTCTCTTTCTGTTGATTGTCCTCTTTCACGGCTTCCGGCGTCTTGCACCGCCGTACTAA
- a CDS encoding PhzF family phenazine biosynthesis protein, which yields MNSSDGIPIWQVDAFADRLFTGNPAGVCVLDRYPSDEWMQSVAAEMNLAETAFVVPTDTAGSFHLRWFTPATEVDLCGHATLAAAHTLIEQARVQAGQPIRFQTRSGELTCTQADSRITLDFPATPPSNDIDPSVCQQVLNALGIGDATVLQSKYDLLVIVEDAGVVESLCPNFNAIAEIDTRGVMVSAVAAESGIDFVSRFFSPQCGINEDPVTGSAHCCLAPHWADQLGKTSLVGYQASSRGGTVNCEVAGDRVHLTGSAVTVLEGRLLSECY from the coding sequence ATGAACTCTTCCGACGGCATCCCCATCTGGCAAGTCGACGCGTTCGCCGATCGACTCTTCACCGGCAACCCGGCCGGCGTTTGCGTTTTGGATCGCTATCCGAGCGATGAGTGGATGCAAAGCGTCGCAGCCGAAATGAACTTAGCGGAAACGGCGTTTGTGGTGCCGACCGATACGGCTGGCAGTTTCCACCTTCGCTGGTTCACGCCCGCTACCGAGGTCGACCTGTGCGGTCACGCGACCCTCGCCGCGGCGCACACGTTGATCGAACAAGCACGTGTCCAGGCAGGCCAGCCGATTCGTTTTCAAACGCGCAGCGGCGAACTGACCTGCACGCAGGCTGATTCCCGGATCACCCTCGATTTCCCTGCCACTCCGCCCAGCAACGATATCGATCCGTCAGTTTGCCAGCAAGTTCTGAACGCGCTGGGCATTGGCGACGCGACCGTTCTGCAAAGCAAATACGATCTGCTGGTGATTGTCGAAGACGCGGGCGTAGTCGAATCGCTTTGTCCGAATTTCAACGCAATCGCGGAGATCGACACGCGGGGGGTGATGGTGTCCGCCGTTGCCGCAGAGAGCGGCATCGACTTCGTTTCCCGTTTCTTCTCGCCCCAATGCGGGATCAACGAAGATCCCGTCACAGGTTCGGCACACTGCTGCTTGGCACCCCACTGGGCGGACCAACTTGGGAAGACTTCACTGGTTGGCTACCAAGCCTCGTCACGCGGCGGCACGGTGAACTGCGAAGTCGCCGGCGATCGAGTACACCTAACTGGCTCTGCGGTGACGGTTCTCGAAGGTCGACTGCTGAGCGAGTGCTATTGA
- a CDS encoding YdeI/OmpD-associated family protein translates to MSDYPYNFDAEIVKYDFGKMYYSVVYAPKDVISQIDFTKSKRLRIDGEINGVRIEAALMPTKGKWYIMVSKKLQKFLGRTLGDTVSVRFDIANQDAITVPMELQFALEANDAARAVWDSWTPGKRRGFCHRVDSAKMPETRERRVEEVLERLNEEG, encoded by the coding sequence ATGAGTGACTATCCCTACAACTTCGATGCCGAGATCGTGAAATACGATTTTGGCAAGATGTACTATTCCGTGGTGTACGCGCCCAAGGATGTGATTTCGCAGATCGACTTCACAAAGTCCAAACGTCTACGGATCGACGGCGAGATAAACGGGGTTCGCATCGAAGCCGCTTTGATGCCGACCAAAGGGAAGTGGTACATCATGGTATCGAAAAAGCTGCAGAAGTTTCTCGGTCGGACGCTCGGCGATACGGTCAGTGTCCGTTTCGACATCGCGAACCAAGACGCGATCACGGTTCCAATGGAGCTGCAGTTTGCTTTGGAAGCAAACGACGCGGCACGAGCGGTTTGGGATTCCTGGACGCCCGGCAAACGACGCGGGTTCTGCCACCGAGTCGACTCAGCGAAAATGCCGGAGACACGCGAGCGTCGCGTCGAAGAAGTGCTGGAAAGGCTGAACGAGGAGGGATGA